A stretch of Telopea speciosissima isolate NSW1024214 ecotype Mountain lineage chromosome 11, Tspe_v1, whole genome shotgun sequence DNA encodes these proteins:
- the LOC122645229 gene encoding uncharacterized protein LOC122645229 yields the protein MEGCPCNGLICLLAGGYEGDTLVCNPATGNTMVIQRGNKRKHTYVQGLGYCSSRNEFKVVRLCERLKLDKSIPENNHWYGCELFTVGQRGALGTNLLQHSRSWRYVGDLPYEIENPTSRIICYVNGSAHWMIGYGNSSSSEFILSLDLELEEFKVIARPEDWAEDESYDYMMPLTMHLMELEGKLCVVVNVFSRKVLEIWVLRTTITPFGVRIIKLIILRLLIDLYRRYFPVVAIWRGQLLLEVQA from the exons ATGGAAGGGTGTCCTTGTAATGGGTTGATTTGCCTTCTTGCTGGTGGTTATGAGGGTGACACTTTGGTTTGTAACCCAGCAACAGGAAACACTATGGTAATCCAAAGAGGTAATAAGAGAAAACATACTTATGTTCAGGGACTTGGGTATTGTTCCTCACGCAATGAATTCAAAGTAGTACGCCTATGTGAAAGGTTGAAGCTTGATAAGAGTATCCCCGAGAACAACCACTGGTATGGGTGTGAGTTATTTACTGTAGGTCAAAGAGGAGCCCTGGGAACAAATCTTCTGCAACACTCACGTTCATGGAGATATGTAGGGGATCTACCTTATGAAATTGAGAATCCAACATCCAGGATCATCTGTTATGTAAATGGGAGTGCTCACTGGATGATTGGGTATGGAAACTCATCTTCCTCTGAATTCATTCTTTCTCTggatcttgaacttgaagagttCAAAGTAATTGCACGCCCAGAGGATTGGGCAGAAGACGAGAGTTATGATTACATGATGCCCTTGACCATGCATCTCATGGAGTTGGAAGGTAAGCTATGCGTTGTAGTTAATGTCTTTAGTAGAAAAGTATTGGAGATATGGGTGCTAAGGACTACAATAACTCCATTTGGAGTAAGGATTATCAAATTGATCATCTTGAGACTATTGATCGATCTTTATCGTCGTTATTTTCCTGTAGTTGCCATATGGAGGGGACAGCTTCTTCTTGAAG TTCAGGCctga